The sequence TGAGTGGGTGCTTCCACTTGTCACGCTTGTCACTCCTAGGTGTGGAGCATGTTAGCATCCAGCTGGACCTGGAGGCTGAATTCCACTTCACCCATCTCATCATGACCTTCAAGGTGGGTCCCAGTATGATGGTAtccaggctgggacaggacAGGATGGAACACGCCCTCAGGGACTGTGGGGCTAGCTCCTGTCCCACCTGGGTATCTCATAGACCTTCCGCCCCGCGGCCATGCTGGTGGAGCGCTCAGCTGACTTTGGGCAGACCTGGAAAGTGTATCGCTACTTCGCCTACGACTGTGCTGCTTCTTTTCCCCACGTCCCCCATGGGCCCCCACGCCGCATTGATGATGTTGTCTGCGAGTCTCGCTACTCTGACATCGAGCCTTCCACTGAGGGGGAGGTGAGGCCCTATTAGTGTCCCAGGAGAGTCAGGGGATCCCCTGCACTGCTCTCATCACCTTGCTGTCCCTTCCAGGTCATCTACCGGGTGCTGGACCCTGCCATCCCCATCCGGGACCCCTACAGCCCTTCCATCCAAAGTGAGTCGCCAGCCATCTGGGCTCCTGCTTGGCTGCTCTATTTTGGGCATAGCTATTTTGGCTGCACTCTCCCTGCTCTGGGCCCTACACAGGGATCAGGACCTGATCCCAAGCCTGCGGGGTCTTGGACCCCTCTGCACCCTGCCctgtgagagcagctgaaggtcAGGCTGCATTGGGTTAAATGGAGGAGGATGGCTGTGCCACGGCTCAGACCAACACCAGCTGTGGTTGGAGATGGGGAGTCAGGCTGGCCATGGAACACAGTGGGTTAATCACCCACCCAAGGCTAAATTTAgactgggagcaggaggggaggaaTCTGCAGGGCAGGGCTACTGGGAAACTGCAGTTCTGGGAAAGCCATCCTGTCTTCTCAAGGCCCCCAGGCTGCATCCACCAGGCACAGCCATCTCCTGGGAACAGCCCCCCATGGTGTGTACCCTGAGACACGTAAAGGTGCTGTGCCAAGGGTGTTGTTCTGCACCGGTGGTGTCCCAGCCTGCCTCtgctgtgggaatgcagagcccagcccacgcACAGCCAGACTGTGCACAGCTACATGTGTGGGAGCTGAACCCCCACAGCTTCgtacagcccagcctggccacaTGCAGCCACGTGCCTGTGAGCCAAACcatgcacagccctgggccaAAACTGTGTGATATAGAAAACTGCAACAGACCAGCCTGATAAATATTGTGCAGCCCTGCATGGATGCCCCATGCCGTGCATGGCCCATCCCAGCCGTGCCCAGCAAAGCAGAGCCGTGCCCAGCTCCTGTGAACCACCCACAGCCTCCTGTACcatgcacagcccagcccagctgtgcctggcagAGGTGAGCTGTGCACAGATGTGCCCAGCCAGCCTGTGCCAACAGGGGTCTCTCCCTGCCCTAGACCTGCTGCGTGTCACCAACCTGCGGGTGAACCTCACCAAGCTGCACACGCTGGGGGACAACCTGCTGGACTCACGGCGGGAGATCCGGGAGAAGTACTACTACGCGCTCTACGAGCTGGTGATGCGCGGGAACTGCTTCTGCTACGGGCACGCTTCTGAGTGCGCTCCGCTCAGCGGGGCCCCTGCCACCACCGATGGCATGGTAGGGCAAGCTGGGCCTGTgtgccctgctggagctgggtagCTGTGCCACCTGGTCCCGCAGCTCCTCACCGTGGCATCCTGGTAGGTGCACGGGCGCTGTGTCTGCAAACACCACACGCAGGGGCTGAACTGCGAGCGCTGTGAGGACTTCTACCAAGACCTGCCCTGGCGCCCGGCCGAGGGCTCCAGCACCAACGCCTGTCGCCGTGAGTGCCCCTGCTTGgcgccagctcctggcacagtgATGCCAGTGCCAGAGcggccaggctgtgctgtgccaggggttttggggtgctgtaCAATGGGATGTGGTTTGGTGGTGATCAGCATCATGCAGACTGGCTGAGGGTGTCTGGGGTGCCAGGGCTGTactttggggaggtttgggattGTGGTGCTGCATGTCATAGCAAGGAGAGCccgggcaggggaggtttggccCTTGGGGTGTGGGCTGTGGTGCCACATGCCATGCCAtggtgctgtccctgcaggctgtgacTGCAATGAGCACTCACGGCGGTGCCACTTTGACATGGCTGTGTTCCTGGCCACGGGGAATACCAGTGGGGCTGTGTGTGATGGCTGCCAGCACAACACCATGGGTCGTCGCTGTCACCTCTGCAAGCCCTTCTACTACAAGGACCCCACCAAGGACCTGCGGGACCCCGCGGTGTGCCGAGGTCAGtgtgggacaggctgtgcagggtgGTGCTTTGATGATCACAACACTCACCCTGCCCATCTCCTCAGCCTGCGACTGTGACCCTGAGGGTTCTCTGGATGGTGGGCTGTGTGACAGTGCTGatgacccagccaggggcctgATTGCGGGGCAGTGCCGCTGCAAGGAGCATGTGGCTGGTCCCCGCTGCGACCGCTGCAAACCCGGCTTCTTCGGCCTCAGCACCGACAACCCGCAAGGCTGCCGGAGTAGGTACCAGGGTGGCACCTACTGGGGTCAGGCATGTGGTTTGGCATTGCTGGAAACTGCTGGCTCTCCTTGCAGGGTGCCAGTGTGACTCCCGTGGCACGGTGGCTGACGGCAGCCGGTGTGACCCTGTCAGTGGGGAGTGCTTCTGCAAGCGGCTGGTGGCCGGGCGCAGCTGCAACCAGTGCCTggtgagcagggctgtgccacgGCCCATGCACAGTGCTCAGGACTACAGTACACAGACAGCTGCTCTTTAACACCTTGTGACCCTCTGCAGCCCGAGCACTGGGGACTGAGCCACGACCTCCAAGGCTGCCGGCCCTGTGACTGCGATGTGGGAGGTGCTCGCAACAACCTGTGAGTCTTTGTAGGGATGCAGAGGGCAAGGGGCACCCCTCCTGACATCAGGGCTGATGGTGCTGCTGGGGTACCAGGTGTgccatggggacagggcagtgCCAGTGCCGCAGCCATGTGATAGGAAGACAGTGTGACCAGGTGGAGGCTGGTTTCTACCGCATCAACCTGGATCATTACACCTATGAGGCGGAGGATGCACGGCTGCATCAGGTAAGGAATGAAGGTGTGCCTGGGGCGGACATCAGGCAGAGCAATGCAGTGGGTGCCCCTTTGCAGGGTGCCCAGACCAGCAGGCAGTGGTCTTCCTCCCtactcagggcagagcagtgcctGCTGGCCAAGGTGACTTTTAGGGTCCCATCTCACAAACCTGCTTGCACCAGGGCTCAGTGGTGGAGCGTGAGCCCCCCCAAGATCGTCCAGCTTCCTGGACAGGGACAGGCTTTGCCCGCATGTTGGAAGGAGGCTGGGTGGAGTTTCATGTGAATGATGTGCCTTTCTCCACCGAGTATGATGTGGTCATCCGCTATGAACCCCAGGTGAGCGCCAGATGGTGAAGCCAGCAGTGTGATATATTGCTAGATTGGGAGGTAGTGGTGGGGAGTTCCAGATGGTGAGGCTTTTTAACACTGCCCTTTCTCGACTGCTAGCACCCAGAGGCCTGGCAGGAGGTAGGGCTGAAGGTGCTGCGCCCCAGCCCTGTCTCTGCCAGCAGCCCATGTGGAAACACCATCCCTGCTGATGACCAGCTCTCCACCAGCCTCCCCTCTGGTGCCAGGTAAACACCTCAGTGGGgttgggctgtgctggggctcaCTGGAGGCACATGGCTGCCCTTACTCTGTTTTGCCCCCATCTAGGTATGTGGTGCTGTCCCAGCCCATCTGTCTGGAGCAGGGTATCTCCTACACACTCCGcctggaactgggctgtgcCGCTGCTCATCAGGATCCCACTGCCAGTGTGCTCATCGACTCGGTGAGGGGCAGACAGGCAGTGGGATGTGGGACAGCAACCCTTCAGGGGCATAGGATGCAGCTATAGGGAACACAGGGAGAGAGGGACATGATGTCCCACTGACTTTGCCCTGCAGCTGGTGCTCCTGCCCCGTTACTCTTCACTGGAGATGTTCATTGCGGGTGACCCCAACTCTATGGAGCGCCGGGAAACCTTTGAGCGGtaccactgtgcccagcctttcCACGCTGCAGGGCCCTCTCCTGTGGCTGAGCCTTGCTCCAGCCTCCTTCACAGCCTCTCAGCCATCCTGCATGATGGGGCACTGCGTGAGTACAGCCGCACACCCTGTCCTGcaccctgtcccacagcagctgaTGCTGACCTCGCTCTCTGCCTACAGCCTGCCTCTGCGATCCCCAGGGCTCACTCAGTGCTGAGTGCCAGCCCCAGGGCGGGCAGTGCCAGTGCAAACCCAATGTCATGGGACGGCGCTGTCACCGCTGTTCTCCAGGAACCTTTGGCTTTGGGCCTGGCGGATGCCGACGTGAGTGCCATTGGGAGAGGAGCCTGGgcatcccagggctgggggcatggggagGGGATGCTCTCTATGGCTCAGGGGCAGACACTGTGGGTGCTGTGCTTTCCAGCATGCCAGTGCAGCCGTGAGGGTTCAGTGAGCACCATCTGCGACAGCACCACTGGGCAGTGCCCCTGCCGTGAAGGCACCCATGGGCCACGTTGTGACCGCTGCCAGCCCGGCCACTGGGGCTTCCCTGTCTGCCGGCCCTGCCAGTGCAACGGGCACGCTGAGAGCTGTGACCCTCGGACAGGCAGCTGCCTGCGCTGCCGTGACCACACGGATGGTGAAAGGTGCCAGAGGTAGGTGCGGTACATGGCCAGACTGGGGCagggtgctgccagcagccccagctcctgctgaccTCCTGCCTGCAGGTGTGCGGCCGGACACTTTGGGAACCCAGCGCTTGGCTCCGGGCAgcactgccggccctgcccctGTCCTGAGGGGCCCAGCACCCCCCGCCACTTCGCTGCCTCCTGCTACCAGGACAGCCGCTCCCAGCAGGTCATCTGCCACTGCAGCCCTGGGTACACAGGTGAGTGCCTACCACGGCACACTCGGTGTCTTCTGGGGTGCCCTGttcccaggcactgcccagcgcCCTGTGTCAGCAGGTTCCCGCTGTGATGAGTGTGCCCCTGGGTACTATGGGGACCCTCTGCAGGGCGGGcgctgcctgccctgccagtgccacGACAACATCGATGTGACGGACCCAGAGGCGTGCGACCGGCGCACAGGGCAGTGCCTGCGCTGCCTCTACAACACCGCAGGGCCTCACTGCGCCGAGTGCCAGCCCGGCTTCTATGGAGATGCCACACGACACAGCTGCAGGCGTGAGTACCCATTGCCATGTCAAGACAGACTTGCCTCCAGGGCCCGACACATCTTTGGGGATAATGTGCACCAATGGCTGCCCCTGCTTGTGCACAGGGCTGCGGagtccctgcagccctgccctgtaACAGGGTTGTCTCCTCTGACCAGGCCAGCACTGTGGcccagtccctgtccccatgtctaTCTTATTCCATCCCATCTATATCCTATTCTCATGCCCATTCTTGTCCCCattgccatcccatcccctgctATCCAtctgtccccatcctgtcctTATTCCTGTTCTATGCTGACCCTGGTCCCATCTCCATCCCGTCCCTACCAGTGGTCCTCATGCTTCACACATTCCACCTCCATCTAATCCCCACCCCATCCTTGCCCAATCTCTGTCTCCATCCTGCTTCCATGCTTATCCATCATCATCCAactcctgctctgtccccatcAGAGCTTCCATCCCATTTCCATCCCAATCTCATTCCCATCCTTGTCTTCATTCCTTCATCTCTGCTCAGTGCCTCTTGGTTCCAGGTTGCTCCTGCAATCCCCTGGGCACTGATCCCAGCACCTGTgggccccagcagtgccactgtGACAGGCACAGCGGGCAGTGCCATTGCCTGCCCCATGTGGAGGGCCAGAGCTGTGACCGCTGCAGCCCCAACTTCTGGAACCTGGCCAGCGGGCAAGGCTGCCAGCCTTGTGCCTGCCACCCCCAGCACTCCCTGACACCCACCTGCAACCAGGTGAGACACGACAGGGACAGGGGTTggggggatgggatggggctgggggtgtgcTGCAGAAGTGACAGCCTCGGCCATGCCATGTCTGTCAGTTCACAGGGCAGTGCTCCTGCCGGCCAGGCTTTGGTGGCCAGACTTGCACCGACTGCCAGGAGCACCACTGGGGTGACCCGCGGCAGCAGTGCCGAGGTGAGAGCCAGTGCCAGTGGGGGGACCAGAGCGGACCCGATGGTGCCCTGACACTACTTTCCCCGCAGCCTGTGACTGTGACCCCCGTGGCATAGCCAGTGCCCAATGCCACCGCAGCAGTGGCCACTGCGACTGCCGGCCTGGCATCTCTGGAGTCCGCTGTGACCAGTGTGCCCGAGGCTTTGCTGGTACCTTCCctgcctgccagccctgccaccccTGCTTTGGGGACTGGGACCGTGTGGTGCAGGACCTGGCCGCCCGTACCCGAGCGCTGGCAGAGCGGGccagcctcctgcagcacacCGGGGCTGCTGGCGCCTTCGAGGGCACCTTCCGTCAGCTGGAGGAGAACCTGGCCAGCATACGTGATGTGGTGGCCACCCGCAATGCCACGGCTGCTACTGCTGCCCACTTGACACACACCATGGAGGGGCTGCGGTGAGCACTTGGCACAGGGCACGGCTCTCAGGGTAGCCGTAGGGGCAGCTTTTCACCCCCTTCCTTTGCAGGCGGCAGATCGAGGAGGCAACTGAGAGGCTGACACGGGTGGAAGGGGAGCTGACGGCTGCTCAGGACGCCAACTTCAATGCCAGCCACGTGCTGAACACTGTGGACCGGGGCGCCCGCGCCCTCAACCACAGCCTGCAGGACTTGGAACAGCGGCTACACACCCTCAAGACCTCCAATTTCCTCGGTGAGTcacagcacagagccaggaCAGGGTGGTCAGGCCATGGCCAGGGGTCTGAcagtgtccctgcccctgccaggtGCCTATGACAGTATTCGTCAGTCCTATAAGGAATCACAGGAGGCCGAGCGCCAGGCGGACGCCTCCACCCGTGCCGTGCCCAGCCCCGTCAGCATCTCGGCAGCCACTCGGCACCGcacggagcagctcctggccagccaGCGGGATGACTTCAACCGCCACAATGCAGCCAGCCGGCGGGCACTGATGGACCTGGCAGCAAGGGCTCAGGCACTGAGCCTGCATCCGCTCAACGAGAAGGTGGGACACAGGGAGGGAACCAGGGGAAtggcacccagagccaccctgaTCCCATGCTGCCTTGCAGGTCTGCGGTGTGGTGGGAGACGTGCCCTGTGCTGAGAGCCcttgtgggggtgctgggtGCCGGGATGAGGACGGGGGACGACGCTGTGGTGGTCTGAGCTGTGGTGGAGCTGTGTCCAAGGCTGACAGTGCTCTGGACCGGGCACGCCatgcccaggaggagctgcgtCAGGCTGCCAGTGACATGGCCCAGCTCTCCCACAAGGTGTGTGGCACATGGGTGCTGGTGGGATCTGGTGGCACAGCCACGTTCTGCAGCTCTTGGGGCGGGCACCAAGAGTCTCTGCCCATGCTCAGGTGGCAGAGGCCAAGGGGAAGGCAGACGAGGCCCGATTGCGAGCGCAGGCAGCCCTGGACAAGGCGAACCAGACCAGGGCCCGTGTGGAGAGCTCCAACAAGGAGCTGAGGGAGCTAATCAGCCATGTCAAGGCCTTCCTGAGCCGTGAGTGCCGGCATGCCGGGAGGGCTGGCCACCCCTACCCAGGGCTTTGTGGCTCTGCACCTGCACCACACTGCACTGACCCTGCACTGCATTGTCCTGACACTGCATGTGggctgtgccacccctgccccatACTGCACTGCGTGGTCCTTGTCCTGCCCCAACCATCCTGTGCCCTCCAGCCACCTCTGGctccccctgccctgtcccGTGTTCCCCCCTGCCCTTTGGTCTGCctgccccccccaccccggcaTGCTATAGGGAACACACTGACTGCTTCCACCTGCAGAGGAGGGGGCTGATCCCGAGAGCATTGAGGTGGTAGCCGGTCGGGTACTGGAGCTGTCACTCCCCGCTGCACCGGACCAGATCCACCGCCTGGCCGAGGAGATCAAGACGCGGGTGCGCAGCCTGGCCAGCGTGGATGCCATCCTGGAGCAGACAGCCAGTGACGTGCAGCAGGCTGGGAAGCTTCTGCAGGATGCCCAGCGGGCCAGGTGAGCCCAGAGACATGAAGACACAATCCCTGTGAGGACCTCAGCGGGGCCATGCTGAGGCCTTGCTGTGTGGCTGCAGGTCACGGGCAGAGGGAGTGCGGAGCACAGCTGAGGCAGTGCGGCAGGCGCTGGAGGAGGCGCGGCAAGCCCAGGGCATGGCTGAGCAGGCACTGCAGCAAGCTGCCGGTGACATCCAGCACAGCGAGAGTGCCCTTAGCATGGTAAGAGCTCCATCCCTACGACCACGGGACCCTATCCCCACCTTGGGATCAGTGCGACCACACCAAACTGCCATGGCACCGATCCGCAGATGCAGAGCCAGACAGGAAGTGCAGACCAGCAGCTGGCAGGTGCCATGGAGCAGATTGGGCTCCTGGACAGGCAGACTGATGCCCTGAAGGTGAAACGTGCAAACAACAGCCTGGCAGCCACACGTGCGCAGGAGGCAGCCGGCACGGCGCGGGACCGGGCCGGTGAGGCCAAGCAGGTGGGTGATCAGGGGGCACCGGTGTTAGCGGGGGTCTCCTGGCGATCCTGCTGACCAGCCCCGCTGCCCAGCAGGTGCTGGAGGGGCCACTTCGGGACCGGTACCGGacagcacaggagctggtggaGCACCGGGCGCAGGGCGTGCAGCAGGCGGGCAGCCGGGCACAGCAGTTGCGGGAGGAGGCcgcagggctgctgcaggatgctcaAGGCAAGCTGCAGCGGCTGCGAGGTGAGGCTGGAGGGGGGATGCTGGGGCGGCGGtgggggcagtgctgggaggcCGGGCTGACTCATGTTCCCCTGTTCCCGCAGCACTGGAGGAGGAGTACGAGCGGAACGAGCGGGTGCTGGATGCCAAAGCAGCCCAGCTGGGCGGGCTGGAGGCCAGAATGAGGGAGGTGCTGGCCACCATCAACCAGCAGGTCCAGATCTACAACACCTGCCAGTGATCCCCCGGAGGGGCCTGGACCCCCCTGGAGCGCCCAGCGCCGCCTGCCCCGCAGCGGTAGGCGGGGTGGGGCCTGCGCCCCGTGTGAATAAAGTTGCAGAGCAAGAGCGCCTCACCTCCGCCCCGTGCCGCGGGCCGCCCGCGGGGGCCCGCAGCGGCTTCCCCCGGGGTGGGAGCTGGCCGCCACCGGGTGTGGGGCACGGCGGGGCTTGGGGGCGGGAATCGGCAGCGGGACTGGGGTCACAGCACAGCCGGGAGCCCCGCAGAGCGGCCGGGCGCTGTCCCGGGGCAGACCCGAACCCGCGGGCGGGACCGGGGCTCCCCCGCGCGCTCCCGGTGCCGCGGGAacgcgccgcccccggccccgcgccaCGTGACTCACCCGCGTGTCACGTGGGcgtgcccggcggctcccggaaGTGCGTCACGGGCTCGGGCCTGTCTCCGTTGTCGGCCCGCTCGGAACTTCGGCGCGGCACAAACAGACcggagcggcgggcggggccgtgagtgcggggcgggccgggccggccgggccggggcggcggcggggcccgggggcGGCGAGCGGCGCCCGGGCCAGCGCGGGGTGAGGGCCGCAGCGGCGGGCAgggcccgggggcggcgggaggcCGGGATGCGGCCCGTGGGCACGGGAGCCGGGGCGGCGGAGAGCGAGGCGGGCAACggatggcggcggcggctgccTGTGACGGGCCTGAGTGGAGAGAACGtgcggggctgcaggagccggggccgcggcgcctCAGAGCGGTGCTCGGCAGGACGGGCCGAGCGCagcggagcagccccgggcaggaGCCGGCGCGGTGACCTCGTGCTCCGCCCGCGGGGCCGTTCACACAAACACCGCTCACACCGACACCGTTCGCACCGACACCGCTCACAGTCCCCTAGCCCGCTCCCCGTGCCTGGGGCCGAGCAGCAGCGCCCAGCAGGCCAGGGGCTGCCGGCTCCTGTCTGGATGCTCTCGTCGCTATCCCTGCCCACGGCTGGCgggttggaaccagatgattTAAAAGATCTCCTTCCAGCACAAACCTTTCTATGATTCAGTGATTGTCCCCAGaatgagggagctgggcctgcaGGGTTCCCCACTCAGCAGAGGGCTCACTGCTAGCACAATGCTTCGGGGGCACAGTGGTTTCCACGTGGGTTGGAAACATATTGTGTGACAGTGCTGGCTTGAGTAGCGGCCCCAGGGGACTCTGTGCTTGTCCTGGCTCCACCCGCGTGTCAGGCATGCCCAGAAACTCAAGTAAAAGTCAAGCTTGAGCCATGGGATTTCTGGTCCCTCAGGGGAACAAGAAACAGAAGGTGGCAAAAGTATTTGTGTACATGAGGGACATGTTTCTATTGTCTGTGTTGAGGACATGGAGGATCCAAAAGTCTGTGGAAAGATGATGCTGTTGGAATAGCCAGCCTTCTCTGCAGCTACCTCTGCAAAGGCCTTTGGGCACTGGTGGGGTGTGCAGTAGACAAGAATTGGGGAGCTCCTCCTGCCACGTGCTAAACCTGCCCCAGGCACGGGACACAGATTGCATCTCACTGAGCCTTTCTGCTGTCCATCCTGGtctggtgctgctctggggagGAGTGGCCCTTCTCCTTGGCCTCTTGCTCCCTTTCCTCTGGCTAGTCAAAATATTTGCAGTCTCAGCATGAGCTGGGTTGGGAAACTGCTCTGGGAGAAGACAGGGTTAGGAGAGAGCCCGGGCTGGATGTGGGTCTGGTACACACCACAGCACAAAGGCAGGCAGGGTAGAGGATGGGGAAGCACTTCTGCTCCCCGCAGCAGCATGGCCaggcttccctggctctggggaTTGAGTAAGGTTTTGTAGGAGTGGCCAGCTCATCAGGTGCTTCCCA comes from Lonchura striata isolate bLonStr1 chromosome 12, bLonStr1.mat, whole genome shotgun sequence and encodes:
- the LOC110471047 gene encoding laminin subunit beta-2, which encodes MRSPAKRSPAVLLLLPLLAGLGGALAPDSPQGCARGSCYPATGDLLVGRAARLSATSTCGLRRPQPYCIVSHLQEEKKCFICDSRRPYDARTNTNSHRIENVVTSFAPRPKKAWWQSENGVEHVSIQLDLEAEFHFTHLIMTFKTFRPAAMLVERSADFGQTWKVYRYFAYDCAASFPHVPHGPPRRIDDVVCESRYSDIEPSTEGEVIYRVLDPAIPIRDPYSPSIQNLLRVTNLRVNLTKLHTLGDNLLDSRREIREKYYYALYELVMRGNCFCYGHASECAPLSGAPATTDGMVHGRCVCKHHTQGLNCERCEDFYQDLPWRPAEGSSTNACRRCDCNEHSRRCHFDMAVFLATGNTSGAVCDGCQHNTMGRRCHLCKPFYYKDPTKDLRDPAVCRACDCDPEGSLDGGLCDSADDPARGLIAGQCRCKEHVAGPRCDRCKPGFFGLSTDNPQGCRRCQCDSRGTVADGSRCDPVSGECFCKRLVAGRSCNQCLPEHWGLSHDLQGCRPCDCDVGGARNNLCAMGTGQCQCRSHVIGRQCDQVEAGFYRINLDHYTYEAEDARLHQGSVVEREPPQDRPASWTGTGFARMLEGGWVEFHVNDVPFSTEYDVVIRYEPQHPEAWQEVGLKVLRPSPVSASSPCGNTIPADDQLSTSLPSGARYVVLSQPICLEQGISYTLRLELGCAAAHQDPTASVLIDSLVLLPRYSSLEMFIAGDPNSMERRETFERYHCAQPFHAAGPSPVAEPCSSLLHSLSAILHDGALPCLCDPQGSLSAECQPQGGQCQCKPNVMGRRCHRCSPGTFGFGPGGCRPCQCSREGSVSTICDSTTGQCPCREGTHGPRCDRCQPGHWGFPVCRPCQCNGHAESCDPRTGSCLRCRDHTDGERCQRCAAGHFGNPALGSGQHCRPCPCPEGPSTPRHFAASCYQDSRSQQVICHCSPGYTGSRCDECAPGYYGDPLQGGRCLPCQCHDNIDVTDPEACDRRTGQCLRCLYNTAGPHCAECQPGFYGDATRHSCRRCSCNPLGTDPSTCGPQQCHCDRHSGQCHCLPHVEGQSCDRCSPNFWNLASGQGCQPCACHPQHSLTPTCNQFTGQCSCRPGFGGQTCTDCQEHHWGDPRQQCRACDCDPRGIASAQCHRSSGHCDCRPGISGVRCDQCARGFAGTFPACQPCHPCFGDWDRVVQDLAARTRALAERASLLQHTGAAGAFEGTFRQLEENLASIRDVVATRNATAATAAHLTHTMEGLRRQIEEATERLTRVEGELTAAQDANFNASHVLNTVDRGARALNHSLQDLEQRLHTLKTSNFLGAYDSIRQSYKESQEAERQADASTRAVPSPVSISAATRHRTEQLLASQRDDFNRHNAASRRALMDLAARAQALSLHPLNEKVCGVVGDVPCAESPCGGAGCRDEDGGRRCGGLSCGGAVSKADSALDRARHAQEELRQAASDMAQLSHKVAEAKGKADEARLRAQAALDKANQTRARVESSNKELRELISHVKAFLSQEGADPESIEVVAGRVLELSLPAAPDQIHRLAEEIKTRVRSLASVDAILEQTASDVQQAGKLLQDAQRARSRAEGVRSTAEAVRQALEEARQAQGMAEQALQQAAGDIQHSESALSMMQSQTGSADQQLAGAMEQIGLLDRQTDALKVKRANNSLAATRAQEAAGTARDRAGEAKQVLEGPLRDRYRTAQELVEHRAQGVQQAGSRAQQLREEAAGLLQDAQGKLQRLRALEEEYERNERVLDAKAAQLGGLEARMREVLATINQQVQIYNTCQ